The DNA region ATGCACCCGTCTTTTGCCCGGCGGTGCGGATACGAAAACAGCCGGGGTATTCGCCGGGAAGAGCTGGTAATTCCCTAACCCATGGGATGAGGGACGGACATTTCCTTGAAAAATGCTCAAAGAATTCCATCAATGCGGCCGAAACTGCGCGCCCGCACAGGTATGAAGAAAAAAAAGATTAGATATCCGGAACGAATTTGGTTCCGTAATGGATGATCCCGTCCGAACCTTCGCGGTCCAGAACACGGAAGACGGACTTGACCGGCATACCGATGCGGACCTCGTCGGGTTCGCAGACGAGATGGGAGGTGACCCTTGTTCCTTCTTCGAGCTCAATGATCGCGAGAACGTACGGTTTCAGTGCGGAGAACTGATCGCTTGCTGCGGAGAGGACCGAGTAAGTCAGAACCTTTCCTTTCCCGGAGAACTGGCAGGGGACAATTTTTCCATCCCGGCGGCAGTGCGGACAGATTGCTCTTGGCGGGAAGAATACATCCCCGCAGATATCGCATTTCGTTCCGACCATATTGTATCTCTGGGGAATCTCTCTCCAGAATCGTGCTACGGTCATCTCAGGCCCTCCCGAAGATGTGCGATACAACGGTTGCGCCGGTTCCTCCGACGTTCTGGGTCATACCTATTTCTGCTCCTTCGACCTGACGTTTGCCGCCTTCGCCGCGAAGCTGCTGGACGACTTCCCAGATCTGTTTGATACCGGTGGCTCCGACCGGGTGGCCGCATGCCTTGAGACCTCCGGACGTGTTTACCGGAAGCTTTCCGCCAAGCTGGGTCTCGCC from Methanocorpusculum labreanum Z includes:
- a CDS encoding Zn-ribbon domain-containing OB-fold protein, whose protein sequence is MTVARFWREIPQRYNMVGTKCDICGDVFFPPRAICPHCRRDGKIVPCQFSGKGKVLTYSVLSAASDQFSALKPYVLAIIELEEGTRVTSHLVCEPDEVRIGMPVKSVFRVLDREGSDGIIHYGTKFVPDI